A stretch of the Lolium perenne isolate Kyuss_39 chromosome 3, Kyuss_2.0, whole genome shotgun sequence genome encodes the following:
- the LOC127338941 gene encoding uncharacterized protein, with the protein MGFCCGPSDVQVLPKNASSSSSSSSSSSSSANSSGKKKQPEQGKHQAVKQGEVKEKKRSNLDRAALTTPHFPFHSRPGLM; encoded by the coding sequence ATGGGGTTCTGCTGCGGGCCTTCGGATGTCCAAGTGCTCCCCAAAaacgcctcctcctcgtcatcatcatcctcctcctcgtcgtcatctgcTAACAGCTCTGGGAAGAAGAAGCAGCCAGAGCAGGGGAAACACCAAGCTGTGAAGCAGGGCGAGgtgaaggagaagaagaggagcaACCTCGACCGAGCTGCCCTGACCACGCCCCACTTCCCCTTCCATTCTCGCCCCGGCCTCATGTAA